From the genome of Agrobacterium vitis, one region includes:
- the tsaA gene encoding tRNA (N6-threonylcarbamoyladenosine(37)-N6)-methyltransferase TrmO, producing MHSTRLRTNEVAVALPEDGDASLFFVGKIRTPWKSRADTPRQGSESGPLCTLEISEPWALALKGVEVYAKLEVLYWLHESPRDIVLLSPADDGEIHGAFSLRSPVRPNPIGTSIVKVERVSGNSIAVRGLDCLDETPLLDIKPDRSLSKPLAPVRKSPSVPAA from the coding sequence ATGCACTCAACCAGATTGCGAACAAATGAAGTTGCGGTCGCGCTACCCGAAGACGGTGACGCATCGCTTTTCTTTGTTGGAAAGATCCGGACCCCCTGGAAAAGTCGAGCTGACACTCCTCGGCAGGGCAGTGAATCGGGGCCACTATGCACGCTTGAGATTTCGGAACCTTGGGCCTTGGCGCTGAAGGGTGTCGAGGTGTATGCGAAGCTTGAAGTTCTTTATTGGCTGCACGAGTCACCGCGCGATATTGTCCTACTAAGTCCCGCTGACGATGGAGAGATTCACGGCGCTTTCTCTCTGCGATCACCTGTGAGGCCCAATCCGATCGGAACGTCGATCGTGAAGGTGGAACGAGTATCTGGAAACTCGATTGCCGTACGTGGCCTTGACTGCCTGGATGAAACACCGCTGTTGGATATCAAACCGGATCGCTCGTTATCAAAGCCGCTAGCCCCAGTGAGGAAAAGTCCCTCGGTTCCGGCCGCCTGA
- a CDS encoding HAD family hydrolase: MAKSDAYRLIIFDFDGTLADSSAWMISALREMSERHRFVTPSDTQIEYLRGLSVCQVLKWLRVPVWRVPLIVRDLRKLAREATFDMFPRTEKVLFLLQDQGVELAILSSNSIENIQRVLGPLERYFAYIEGSSPVFGKGKRINKILRRCKKSRNEVLLVGDEVRDIEAATSQNIASAGVTWGYAKREALACSNPTHILEDIEDLIDLKPL; this comes from the coding sequence TAATAATATTTGATTTTGATGGTACATTGGCCGACAGCAGCGCCTGGATGATAAGCGCTCTGAGGGAAATGTCCGAACGACACCGATTTGTAACGCCCAGCGACACTCAGATTGAATATCTGCGTGGCCTTTCAGTTTGCCAGGTTTTGAAATGGCTGAGAGTACCGGTATGGCGCGTTCCTCTGATCGTGAGAGATTTGCGTAAACTGGCTCGCGAAGCAACGTTCGATATGTTCCCTAGGACAGAAAAGGTCTTATTTCTCCTCCAAGATCAAGGGGTGGAGCTTGCAATCTTAAGTTCGAACAGCATTGAAAATATTCAGCGCGTGCTCGGGCCATTGGAGAGATACTTTGCTTATATAGAGGGTAGCTCGCCGGTATTTGGGAAGGGCAAAAGGATCAATAAGATACTTCGCCGGTGCAAAAAGTCCCGGAATGAAGTCCTTCTTGTCGGAGATGAGGTTCGTGATATTGAGGCAGCGACGAGTCAAAACATTGCCTCCGCGGGAGTTACGTGGGGTTATGCCAAGAGAGAGGCTTTGGCCTGCAGCAATCCCACTCACATTCTCGAAGATATTGAGGATTTAATAGACTTGAAACCTCTATAG